In Plasmodium knowlesi strain H genome assembly, chromosome: 7, one DNA window encodes the following:
- a CDS encoding SICAvar, type I (fragment), with protein sequence MTTQGGAGGGGGGGASGTAGTTSFLEAWIQKAATDATAQTLQSVEGTDAAKKIIEAMKTDLKKTWDDLKEWLRKQEANEIWKFCEHGKVVTWPPGMWRGYMELLCQPILEIKYFINGIKTERTGQNEPGDKPTEITPPTPDEVYRRCLVGAVALATIYGDHCRLTDVVGKVEREIMDQVKAKYSSKGVTFNDCQGKVDGTTLMLAKALLQDKIRNWTKEDRDKGEMRRARGSGEDGNWRVGGELWSRMKQRCTGRQTPKTQEVEAKKKEWKENNKGSTATFLGVKSDDKSSEGALMSEIMEDDDKFSSSKLGEMLKTAVEESIKSGSKIDVGSLVQSITKEAEKTLADVCIKNKKDDGSEKTLCDRLKCIETYLNATSTQAAGQVQNNQDKFWEKTGAVEQLWSELSQAMIDNGTNENQNCEKLENPSDQTACKYLHAGLEALYKKPEASGAQTAPPSGGGAADVLKNNPSFRQTMGCFLLHAYAKHMKDKAVCDIEQGIQKAFEEWKNPSTKEGTSCHNGGASGKEPCVPCQWDKTDSWEKCTISTNGQTSGENDNVEKKLEKIVTKEDTKIKEMAKQVNDVKDLCHQFKCVTARWIKEKHNGKTDKWDEVWKKVTEQLKELSEGIEAKKTDKSLASLCPKDEKGGKEACLLIAAGLKNLYNIDNGSDAVEASFQRTMQCVLLNAIADKLQDQKFPCKDEKNVQKGIEEAFTNKNNDIMIGTQCQNNDKCFTCPRFKEYADCKINTNDSNPMEKKPLKEKIDPIINTEYDNTTDNTSPLSKSSLTKTIC encoded by the exons ATGACAACACAAGGTGGTGCCGGTGGTGGCGGTGGTGGCGGGGCAAGTGGTACTGCTGGTACCACTTCCTTCTTGGAAGCATGGATACAGAAGGCGGCGACGGATGCGACTGCGCAGACGTTGCAGAGTGTGGAGGGCACGGACGCAGCGAAGAAAATTATA GAGGCAATGAAGACCGATTTGAAGAAAACATGGGATGATTTGAAGGAGTGGTTAAGGAAGCAGGAGGCGAATGAAATATGGAAATTTTGTGAGCATGGAAAGGTCGTCACGTGGCCGCCGGGTATGTGGCGTGGATATATGGAATTGTTGTGCCAACCtatattagaaataaaatatttcataaatGGTATAAAAACAGAGAGGACAGGACAAAATGAGCCGGGGGATAAACCAACAGAAATTACACCCCCCACTCCTGATGAAGTCTATCGACGATGTCTTGTCGGCGCCGTCGCGTTAGCCACAATTTATGGCGATCACTGCCGGCTGACGGACGTCGTAGGGAAGGTGGAAAGGGAAATAATGGACCAAGTGAAAGCGAAGTATAGCAGTAAGGGGGTAACATTCAACGATTGCCAAGGAAAAGTGGATGGGACCACTTTAATGCTAGCTAAAGCACTTCTCCAAGATAAAATTAGAAATTGGACAAAGGAAGATAGGGACAAGGGGGAAATGAGGAGGGCGCGAGGAAGCGGGGAAGATGGGAACTGGAGGGTGGGGGGTGAATTGTGGAGTAGGATGAAACAGCGTTGTACTGGGAGGCAGACACCGAAGACGCAGGAGGTGGaagcaaagaagaaggaatggaaggaaaataataaaggaaGTACAGCAACATTCTTAGGAGTAAAGAGTGATGATAAAAGTAGTGAAGGAGCTCTGATGAGTGAGATAATGGAGGATGACGACAAATTCTCATCGTCCAAATTAGGTGAAATGTTGAAGACAGCAGTGGAAGAGTCGATAAAATCGGGGAGTAAAATTGATGTAGGCAGCCTAGTTCAGAGTATAACGAAGGAAGCTGAAAAAACACTAG ctgATGTTTGTAtcaagaacaaaaaggatGATGGCAGTGAAAAAACACTTTGCGATCGGCTCAAGTGCATAGAGACTTATTTGAACGCAACCAGCACACAAGCAGCAGGACAAGTGCAGAACAACCAG GACAAGTTCTGGGAGAAGACTGGCGCAGTAGAACAACTATGGAGTGAGTTGTCACAAGCAATGATAGATAATGGCACAAATGAGAACCAGAATTgtgaaaaattggaaaatccGTCTGACCAGACGGCATGCaagtatttgcatgccggcttagAAGCACTGTATAAGAAGCCGGAGGCGTCGGGGGCGCAGACGGCGCCGCCGTCAGGCGGCGGCGCCGCCGACGTCTTaaagaacaacccatcgtttagacaaacgatgggttgttttttacttcacgcttatgcaaaacacatgaaagatAAAGCTGTTTGTGACATAGAGCAAGGAATACAGAAGGCATTCGAGGAATGGAAGAATCCAAGTACTAAGGAAGGGACGTCCTGCCATAATGGCGGTGCCAGTGGCAAGGAACCATGTGTTCCTTGCCAATGGGATAAAACCGACAGTTGGGAGAAATGCACAATTAGCACAAATGGCCAGACCTCCGGCGAAAATGACAATGTTGAGaagaaattggaaaaaattgtcacgAAGGAGGACaccaaaataaaggaaatggCGAAGCAAGTAAATGACGTAAAGGACTTATGTCACCAATTCAAATGTGTCACAGCTCGATGGATTAAGGAGAAACACAATGGCAAGACGGACAAATGG gATGAAGTGTGGAAGAAAGTTACAGAACAATTGAAGGAACTCTCTGAGGGAATAGAAGCAAAGAAAACAGACAAATCTCTGGCCAGCCTGTGCCCAAAGGAtgagaaaggaggaaaggaggcttgcctccttatagcagcaggattaaaaaacctcTACAATATCGACAACGGTAGCGATGCCGTTGAGGCATCGTTCCAAAGAACGATgcaatgtgttttattaaatgccattGCAGATAAACTGCAGGACCAAAAATTTCCAtgtaaggatgaaaagaatgtACAGAAGGGGATTGAGGAAGCATTTacgaacaaaaataatgacaTTATGATTGGCACTCAGTGCCAGAATaatgataaatgttttacGTGTCCGAGGTTTAAGGAGTATGCAGAttgcaaaattaacacaaatgacAGTAAcccaatggaaaaaaaacctttaaaggagaaaattgacCCCATCATCAACACCGAATATGATAATACTACTGATAATACTAGTCCCTTATCGAAGTCTTCTCTAACcaagaccatatgtaa
- a CDS encoding lysophospholipase, putative yields MDECISHEEDNNIPTTTRVDGNPKLGAFFNKDGLLLRSYGWLVKNAIGIILLIHGLNSHARLTFLRHNVHIVGNDKVILKDGNNYYVYKDSWIEHFNKNGYSVYALDLEGHGLSDGWRNLSLNINKFDDLVHDVIQYLNIINDDLCLEDSDNNSRAICDKAKECTTLCNYDNGSNNDKCKRNVRCNNKRKRGKASKGPNNPQSNGKSWSSKEHTNNKCSSRPIYILGQSMGGNIALRTLQVLEKTQNNGRGRLNIQGCISLSSMICFQKIASPRSYKYKIFYLPFTRLIGSLFPTLRLATKIGFQKYPYLNELKKYDKIGSKIGLTLKYWCELVKATSNLEKDMRYMPKDIPILFIHSKEDIFCLYRGVVSFFNRLDNDNKELISLDNMEHGLTTEPGNEMVLENIVNWIKKLKTKKQMAKSLKNK; encoded by the coding sequence ATGGATGAGTGTATTTCCCATGAAGAAGATAACAACATCCCAACAACTACTAGAGTAGACGGCAATCCCAAACTTGGTGCTTTCTTCAATAAGGATGGACTATTATTAAGATCATACGGGTGGTTAGTGAAAAACGCTATAGGTATTATACTACTAATTCATGGTCTAAATTCACATGCAAGATTGACCTTTTTAAGACATAACGTTCACATAGTAGGTAATGATAAAGTCATATTAAAAGACGGAAATAATTATTACGTTTATAAAGATAGCTGGATAGaacattttaataaaaatggatattCAGTGTATGCATTAGATTTAGAAGGTCATGGACTGTCCGACGGGTGGAGAAACCTAAGTCTGAATATTAACAAATTTGATGATTTAGTGCATGACGTAATACAATACCTTAATATAATTAATGATGATTTATGCTTAGAGGATAGTGACAATAATTCGAGGGCAATTTGTGATAAGGCTAAGGAGTGTACTACTCTGTGTAATTATGACAATGGAAGTAATAATGATAAATGTAAAAGAAATGTGCGGTGTAATAATAAACGCAAAAGGGGCAAAGCTTCCAAGGGTCCTAATAATCCTCAAAGTAATGGTAAATCCTGGTCTAGTAAAGAACATacgaataataaatgttctTCCCGTCCAATATACATACTTGGTCAATCAATGGGAGGAAATATTGCTTTAAGAACATTGCAAGTGTTAGAGAAGACACAAAACAATGGGAGAGGAAGATTAAACATTCAAGGTTGTATCTCATTATCAAGTATGATTTGTTTTCAGAAAATAGCTTCACCACgttcatataaatataaaattttttatttaccatTTACAAGATTAATTGGTAGCCTCTTTCCAACATTAAGACTTGCCACAAAAATAGGATTTCAAAAATACCCCTATCTAAATGAACTTAAGAAATATGATAAAATTGGCTCCAAAATTGGCTTAACCTTAAAATATTGGTGTGAACTTGTAAAAGCAACGAGTAACTTAGAGAAAGATATGCGATACATGCCTAAAGATATTCCTATATTGTTTATTCATTCCaaggaagatattttttgtttgtatAGAGGCGTagtatcattttttaatagattagataatgataataaagaATTGATTTCACTAGATAATATGGAGCACGGGTTAACCACGGAGCCTGGAAATGAAATGGTCTTAGAAAACATCGTAAATtggattaaaaaattaaaaacaaaaaaacaaatggccaaaagtttgaaaaataaataa
- a CDS encoding SICAvar, type I (fragment), protein SSSNSASSGSGSGWWGKWGLGSFSIPSPVAAVTAAASSIKNSVLYAGEKVWDFGSNIIDKVHTGVATAVSPFTWTATLPSVAIRTASSVVTPVIKVVDDIVGSDAQPVPPPQPVEPAASPEPAPPTPTTNPTKPWDRLIPFVALAPATVAISIFSYLIWKYFAQLRKIRLYRRAPLRIPGPSVQEQLLDHVEEAGPHEYRLVKERKPPSVPARTKRSGRDPAGGGRVNRRTIIKIHFELVDECQKGNTKLTQNDFLELLVREFMGSEFMEEEQVSKEEVLMEGVPMESVPMERVPILGSVFMV, encoded by the exons GTTCAAGTTCAAATTCCGCTTCTTCAGGTTCAGGTAGTGGTTGGTGGGGGAAATGGGGTTTGGGTAGTTTTAGTATTCCATCACCAGTCGCAGCCGTTACTGCGGCTGCTTCTTCTATAAAGAATAGTGTACTTTATGCTGGTGAAAAAGTGTGGGATTTTGGGTCAAATATTATTGATAAAGTTCACACAGGAGTTGCGACTGCGGTTTCCCCATTTACATGGACGGCCACACTTCCTTCGGTCGCCATTAGGACTGCTTCCAGTGTAGTAACCCCCGTTATAAAGGTAGTTGATGATATTGTAGGAAGTGATGCACAAcctgttcctcctcctcaacCAGTCGAACCGGCTGCATCGCCCGAACCAGCTCCCCCTACCCCCACCACGAACCCTACAAAACCTTGGGATCGGCTTATCCCTTTTGTTGCGTTGGCTCCTGCTACAGTTgctatttctattttttcctacttaatctggaag TATTTTGCTCAACTGCGTAAGATAAGACTCTACAGAAGAGCTCCTTTAAGAATTCCCGGTCCATCCGTACAGGAACAACTCCTtgatcatgtggaagaagctggtccacatgaatatcgattggttaaagaacgaaaacctcCATCTGTTCCAGcgagaacaaaacgttctggtcgcgatCCTGCTGGTGgtggtcgcgtgaatcgccgcaccattattaaaattcattttgaactggtggacgaatgtcaaaaagggaacacaAAATTGACTCAGAatgattttctggaacttttagTTCGAGAGTTTATGGGAAgcgaatttatggaagaagaacaggtttctaaggaagaggttcttatggaaggggttcctatggaaagtgttccaatggaacgtgttccaattttaggttccgtgtttatggtttaa
- a CDS encoding SICAvar, type I (fragment), protein SEFWTTNGDVGKLWKELSTAMKGKENVSGNGDCSKVDDNGTSGGRTPTDPEKRACQHLTAGFNQLKDSTSTNDKYTILKNNPLLRQTVGCFLLKEYAKLMQTNSKCVITSGLKKAFDLWKPKNNGQCEDDSPCIDCTWDESLDTCSITTSGSATQTKVTDKLNTVQPKIEGTAKEILPKINKMYKLCDYIMCAAPKWFYNQKNNKNQAANRGTAKTWCNFWDEGVQPELKKMFNDIEKNRKDSSSTYTIDTICRIFGDGNDDSVERKACNHIVAGLKYIKNIPPKDSGSTTASWSHEQDKQLLDRAVACVALNLYADQIITKSQEKCPIDEERIKKIFDVWNGTNFSCEGNNNNNCFKCERLPNFNGCELSVSKTLLKTSSPSQSQSGACDKEEADAVKVQTQVDELLKDKNTTIKMEEKLSDITEMTTFCSELQCAARKWNFTKNSKGTPPSWSEINTVVNDELKKLLQQITNVQNWNSAKQHCNDDIGSSWSTDTKGERTAKQKACKLFTLGLKHISQINDDKNKDAVPLKRTMMCAALNLYADQLITKSTDQCPLDDKKLKDAIKYAFDNNSNATRSGANSCKTDPNSCFVCNRQEKSTFASCQIGQDKIGENMTKLLVNEDQSNLNNNQEKTLEKINEIETFCTQVQCAIKQYGKNNNNKGQNGTVTWDDINNEAKGVLEQLLKQITEPSQEKDVVDFCKDNAAWNKGHKERKTNKAACLLFASGLQHIYGRGRKSVKGPFKGPSFEQTMGCLFLKEYAKQLQTMANEKKKGHSWVHPLCEIDKGINHAFKQSKDIMKSVLNECENGTNGISCFECTLNEDYKNCSIGSDTVENKVNEMFTESTNKDHMQQTLENTVCPILLTDLLTPFLPLAPVSIGLSAMAYYLWKYFGPLGKGGPRFRRSPTEIPGPSVQEQVLDHVEEAGPHEYRLVKERKPRSAPTRTKRSGRVNRRTIIEIHFEVLDECQKGDTQLNQKDFLELLVQEFMGSEFMEEEQVPKEEVLMEGVPMESIPLEQVPMERVPNLGSGFMV, encoded by the exons AGCGAATTCTGGACGACAAATGGCGACGTAGGAAAGCTGTGGAAAGAACTGTCCACAGcaatgaaagggaaagagaatGTCAGTGGAAATGGGGATTGTAGTAAAGTGGATGATAATGGCACCTCCGGTGGCAGAACGCCTACCGACCCAGAAAAGAGGGCATGCCAACATCTTACAGCAGGTTTCAACCAACTAAAAGATTCAACTTCCACCAACGATAAGTacaccattttgaagaacaacccactgttaagacaaacagtgggttgtttccttcttaaggaatatgcaaaactaATGCAAACTAACTCTAAATGTGTTATCACTTCTGGTTTAAAGAAAGCTTTCGATCTATGGAAACCCAAAAATAATGGGCAATGCGAGGACGATAGTCCTTGCATTGACTGTACTTGGGATGAATCATTGGACACTTGCTCAATTACCACAAGTGGCAGCGCAACCCAGACGAAAGTAACGGACAAATTAAATACAGTGCAACCCAAAATTGAAGGCACCGCAAAAGAGATCCTAccgaaaataaataaaatgtataAGTTATGCGATTACATTATGTGTGccgcacccaaatggttctACAACCAAAAGAACAACAAGAACCAAGCAGCGAATAGAGGAACGGcgaagacttgg tGTAACTTCTGGGATGAGGGCGTCCAGCCCGAACTGAAGAAAATGTTCAACGATATCGAGAAGAATCGAAAGGACTCGTCAAGCACATACACTATTGACACCATATGCCGAAtctttggtgatggtaatgatgatagtgttgaaagaaaagcatgtaatcacATCGTGGCGGGATTAAAATACATTAAAAACATTCCACCAAAGGATAGTGGTAGTACTACTGCCTCTTGGTCTCATGAGCAAGACAAGCAACTGCTCGATCGAGCAGTTGCTTGTGTTGCtcttaatctttatgctgatcaaataattacaaaatCTCAAGagaaatgtcccattgatgaggaaagaataaaaaaaatatttgatgTTTGGAATGGAACTAATTTTTCATGTGAgggtaataataataataattgcTTTAAGTGTGAAAGACTTccaaattttaatggttGCGAATTAAGTGTTTCCAAAACTTTGCTTAAAacatcatcaccatcacaATCACAAAGTGGAGCTTGCGATAAGGAGGAAGCTGACGCAGTTAAAGTCCAAACTCAAGTGGACGAACTCCTCAAAGACAAAAACACCACCATcaagatggaagaaaaattatccgACATCACTGAAATGACCACTTTCTGTTCTGAACTCCAATGTGCTGCAAGGAAATGGAACTTTACAAAAAACAGTAAAGGAACACCACCATCATGG agtGAGATAAACACTGTCGTTAACGATGAATTGAAGAAACTTCTACAACAGATTACGAATGTTCAGAATTGGAATTCTGCTAAGCAACACTGCAATGACGACATTGGTTCTTCCTGGTCAACCGacacaaaaggagaaagaactgcaaagcaaaaagcttgtaagctttttactttaggtttaaaacacatttctcaAATTAATGACGACAAGAACAAGGATGCTGTACCACTTAAAAggactatgatgtgcgcagcacttaatctttatgctgatcaattaattACAAAATCAACAGATCAATGTCCTCTAGATGATAAGAAATTGAAGGACGCAATAAAATACGCTTTtgataataatagtaatgcCACTAGGAGTGGAGCAAATTCATGCAAAACTGatcctaattcttgttttgtttgcaatAGGCAAGAAAAAAGCACTTTTGCCAGTTGTCAAATTGGACAAGACAAAATAGGGGAGAATATGACCAAACTCCTGGTCAACGAAGACCAATCCAACCTCAACAACAACCAGGAAAAAACactagagaaaataaatgaaatagaaactttctgtactcaagttCAATGTGCCATTAAACAATACGGaaagaacaataataataaaggcCAGAATGGAACAGTGACTTGG gATGATATAAACAATGAAGCCAAAGGCGTATTAGAGCAACTTCTAAAACAGATTACGGAACCTTCGCAGGAGAAGGACGTTGTCGACTTCTGCAAAGACAACGCCGCATGGAATAAGGGccataaagaaaggaaaacaaataaagcagcatgtttgctttttgcttcaggacTTCAGCACATTTATGGCCGCGGTAGGAAGTCTGTTAAGGGCCCTTttaagggcccatcgtttgaacaaacgatgggttgtttatttcttaaagaatatgcaaaacaattgcaaacaatggcaaatgagaagaaaaaaggacatagttgggtacatcctctttgtgaaATAGATAAGGGCATAAATCACGCTTTCAAACAAAGTAAAGACATTATGAAGAGTGTATTAAATGAATGCGAGAATGGTACTAATGgtatttcttgttttgaatgcacacTGAACgaagattataaaaattgctCCATTGGCTCTGACACAGTAGAAAATAAAGTTAATGAAATGTTCACAGAATCGACGAACAAAGAccatatgcaacaaacattagagaatacagtctgtcccatccttcttacggatctccttaccccttttcttcctttggctcctgtctctattggtctttctgctatggcttattacctttggaag tatttcggtcctcttggtaaaggaggaccacgtttcagaagatctcccaCTGAAATTCCGGGTCCATccgtacaggaacaagtcctcgatcatgtggaagaagctggtccacatgaatatcgattggtgaaggaacgaaaacctcgttctgctccaacgagaacgaaacgttctggtcgcgtgaatcgtcgaacgattattgaaattcattttgaagtgttggacgaatgtcaaaaaggggacacacaattgaaccagaaggattttctggaacttttggttcaagagttcatgggatcggaatttatggaagaagaacaggttcctaaggaagaggttcttatggaaggggttccaatggaaagtattcctttggagcaggttccaatggaacgtgttccaaatttaggttccgggtttatggtttag